The window TACATCCCCTGTGTGAAGCCAGATCTTTCCGTCGTCATGCTTCACAAGGACCTCTGCGGTCTCCTCTGGGCGGCCATAATAGCAATCCATGAGGGACGGCCCGTAGATGCATATCTCCCCGTCCTCTCCGTCCGGAGCCTCCTCCGTGGTACCGATCTTCGTGATCTGGTAGGAGAATCCCGGGATCGGGACCCCGATGCTACCGGGCCTCTCATCGAACTTGGGCGTGATAGCAGTGGCCGCAAGGCATTCGGTACATCCGAATCCTATCTTCACCCTCCTCTCGCTCCCATGTTTCATGAGGAACTCATCCACACGTGCCTTGGACTCGACGGACATGCTGTCCCCTCCGCAGTACATTCCCTTCAGGAACGAGAGATTGGCGTTGACCAAGTACTTGTTGTCGATCATCTTCTCGTACATCGTCGGGACGCCGGCCATGTAGTTGATCTTCTTCTTAACGATGGTCTTGCAGAGCGAATCCAAAGTGAATGTGGGCATGAGGACTATCTTCAATCCTATGCAGATGGGCAGGTGAACGCAGGTACACAGTCCGAATCCATGGAACATCGGCATCTCCGCCAGCATCGTGGTGCCCTCTCCGAGAACCCCAGAGAGCTCGATCATTCCCCATGCCGTGGAATTGAATGACCTGCTGGAATGCACGGCACCCTTGTTGACGCCTGTGGTCCCTCCGGTGTAGAGGATCGAGACGGGCTCGTCTGCAGATACCTGCGGCATCTCGGTAGGGACGTGGCTGATATCGTCCTTCATCATCTTCGCCCAGCGTATGGTACCGAATCCGAGGTGTCCCTTGGGCATCCTCGCATCCTTGTTGACGAGTTCGGCGACCCTTGCGCTGACGTACGGCAGCATATCTACCGGCGATGTGACGATGAGCGTCTGGAATCCCTCGAACGAACCGATCTTGGGGAAATTATTGGCGAAAAGACCGAGCGTGATGGCCATCTTCGACTGCGAATCCTTGATGTAGTATTCGATCTCGTTCTTGGACGAGAGCGGGTGCACCATGACCGCTATGGCGCCGAGCCTACTCAATGCATAAAAGGCGACCAGGGATTGCGGGCAGTTCGGAAGACATACGATGACCCTGTCCCCCTGATACACTCCCATCTTCCTCAGGCGTAGCGAGAGGTCATCGACCTGTTTCAGAAACTTTTGGTAGTTGACCTTGTATCCGAAGTATTCGTAGGCGATGTTGTTCGGGTATTTCCCCGATGTATCCTTCAAGATGTCGTACGCAGAGAGGTTCGGTACGTCTATGGGTTCTGATGTAATCATTGGACTGCTCCTCTGGTCATACAGTGCTCGTACGTGACGTCTTCGCTCTGTCCCACCTGGTTATGCAATGTCCCAGCGTGTATTTATGAGCCTTGGTCACTCATCTTCCTCGAAGACGAAGTCATCGTAGTCCTCGTCATCCTCTTCGAGATCGAGGACGTCGTACCTCTTTTTCCTGATCTTTCCGTAGATCCTGGTGATGTCCCTGGCCTCCGCGACACCTTTCTTCACGAGGCTGTGCTTAGTCTTGATCGCATGGATCAGACAGTCAAAATCCTCGAAGGACAGCTGTGTACCGACAACGAACTCGTCGTCGGGCTCTGCCTCCACCCTGAGGGAGTATGTCCTGTCGTCATCGTTGACGGATACCTTGATGCTGAGGATGTCGAACTGCTTCACCCAGAGCTTCCTGACGTTGGTAGCCAGGGTCTTCTTCTTCAGTTTCCCGTCAAGTGTGTCGATGTGTGTGACGCAGACCCTCCTGCCGTCGTCGAGGAAGAACTCGTCCTCCTCCTGGATGATGTCGTTGCTCTCGATGGTCGTCCTGGTGGTCTCAGAAACGTCTCCGTCGCTGAATACCACGGGGACCTCGATGAGCTCGGGAATCTTGATGGTCTCCGAGGAGATACGGTTGCATACCGTGCACCTGAATGTGCCCTCTATGGAGGCCTTGCCCATCCTCCCCTTGAGGATCTCGTGCTCGGTCTCCTCATCGCAGTCGGGACAATCGAAATAGATCGTTTCGGGCATCTCTCTCTTCAACATCTTGATCACTGGTCCGCCATGAACGGGAAACCATGTCCCGGTATGACCACATCTGCGTAGTCCCTTATCTTCTTAATACTTTCCAATGCCTGTTTCTCGTCGGTGTTGAGCTTGGGCGCTATGTTCTTTGTGAAGTTATCTTCCAACGGGACAGCATCCCCTGCGATGACATAATGCCTGTCAGCATCCACGAACACAGACATCTCCTCTGGACAATGACCTGGCGTGTGCACAAGTTTGACACCCTCGCACAGTTCGAATACGTCACTGTCCACCACCGTGGCGCCTGGGATCTCTCTATCGGCGCCGCTGTGGACATAGACTTTAGCCTTGGGGAACATGTCCAAATTCTCGATGTGATCCTCATGGGTGTGGGTCAGAACGACTATGTCCACATCCTTGATGAACACCCCTATCTGCTTGAACGAGGTCTTCAGGAACGGCTTCATGTACTTCGTGCTGGGGTCGACCACGATGGTGTGCTTGGGGGTGCGGACCAGAACGGATGTGGAATCCGCCTTGAGTATCTTCCCATCGGGATCGCGCTCGAGATAGCCTACCGCCAGGATGTCCAATTGGATCATAAGGTCGTATAGGCATGGGTGAGATATAACAAGCATGTTGAATTGAAATAACTCCGAAACGATACGGGTAGCATGAGGATGGTCTTCTTCGTATCGGGACTCACATGTCAGGAATGCGCTGACAAGCTCGAAGCCCATATCCAGAAACAGCCGGGAGTCATCGGTGCAGCGCTAATGGTCACGGGAAAGTTCGTGATAGAGTGCGAGGAGGATAAGGCGGAGGCCATCGCCAATGAAGTATTGGTATCTGCGCCCAAGGCACAGGGGGCAGTTGTAGCCAAACGCATCCAATGAATGATACTTTTTATAAAGAGTGCCGATTAATCACGATTCATGAGAGAGTGTATGGACTCTGAAAACCTGCACAGGCGCCTCAAGAAGATTAGCGGACAGGTGGCTGCAGTTGACCGTATGATTGACGAGGATGTTCCCTGTGAGGACATCATGATCCAGATCAACGCGATAAAGAGTGCCATTCACAGCGTTGGCCAGATTGTTCTGGAGGGTCACATTAGGCACTGCGTCAAAGATGGTATAGAGCACGGTGATGCGGAGAAGACCATCGAGGAGTTCGCCGAAGTCATAAGGCAGTTCTCAAAGCTCTGATTTTGAAGAGTATTTATACCCTATACCCCCTATGGTATAGCGGTAATGTAAATTGACGTTAGTGGATACTTTCAAGTCCGAATGGATCGCATTGACAACAATCGGAATATGCATTGTTTTGGTATTACTGGCAGCTATTTTTTCAGATCTAT of the Thermoplasmata archaeon genome contains:
- a CDS encoding acyl--CoA ligase, coding for MITSEPIDVPNLSAYDILKDTSGKYPNNIAYEYFGYKVNYQKFLKQVDDLSLRLRKMGVYQGDRVIVCLPNCPQSLVAFYALSRLGAIAVMVHPLSSKNEIEYYIKDSQSKMAITLGLFANNFPKIGSFEGFQTLIVTSPVDMLPYVSARVAELVNKDARMPKGHLGFGTIRWAKMMKDDISHVPTEMPQVSADEPVSILYTGGTTGVNKGAVHSSRSFNSTAWGMIELSGVLGEGTTMLAEMPMFHGFGLCTCVHLPICIGLKIVLMPTFTLDSLCKTIVKKKINYMAGVPTMYEKMIDNKYLVNANLSFLKGMYCGGDSMSVESKARVDEFLMKHGSERRVKIGFGCTECLAATAITPKFDERPGSIGVPIPGFSYQITKIGTTEEAPDGEDGEICIYGPSLMDCYYGRPEETAEVLVKHDDGKIWLHTGDVGYIDDGFIYFKNRIKRIIITSGYNVYPSQIEGILSRHPAVDISCVVGVPDEKRGSRVKAYVVLKGGVPKDDETLESIKSFVKENIAAYAKPREYVFVDSLPRTKLKKVDYRKLEQGILTENEE
- a CDS encoding MBL fold metallo-hydrolase, which gives rise to MIQLDILAVGYLERDPDGKILKADSTSVLVRTPKHTIVVDPSTKYMKPFLKTSFKQIGVFIKDVDIVVLTHTHEDHIENLDMFPKAKVYVHSGADREIPGATVVDSDVFELCEGVKLVHTPGHCPEEMSVFVDADRHYVIAGDAVPLEDNFTKNIAPKLNTDEKQALESIKKIRDYADVVIPGHGFPFMADQ
- a CDS encoding metal-sensing transcriptional repressor; the protein is MRECMDSENLHRRLKKISGQVAAVDRMIDEDVPCEDIMIQINAIKSAIHSVGQIVLEGHIRHCVKDGIEHGDAEKTIEEFAEVIRQFSKL